A part of Botrytis cinerea B05.10 chromosome 2, complete sequence genomic DNA contains:
- the Bcdnm1 gene encoding Bcdnm1 produces the protein MAALGEDLLGIVNKLQDLVFNTIGNDSLDLPQIVVVGSQSSGKSSVLENIVGRDFLPRGSGIVTRRPLILQLINVPSEEEDAPEAHTAASVATQPEWAEFHHIPNRRFTEFQDVKREIENETARIAGNNKGINRSPINLKIYSPHVLSLTLVDLPGLTKVPIGDQPTDIEKQTRNLISEYIAKPNSIILAVSPANVDIVNSEALKLARHVDPLGRRTIGVLTKIDLMDHGTNAMDILSGRVYPLKLGFIGVVNRSQQDIQGNKTLSEALKSEADFFKHHPAYRNMATRCGTQFLAKSLNTTLMAHIRERLPDIKARLNTLMGQTQQELASYGDMHFSGKEHKGALILQLMTRFASSFIASIDGTSTEISTKELCGGARIYYIFNSVFGNSLETIDPTTNLSALDIRTAIRNSTGPRPSLFVPELAFDLLVKPQIKLLEVPSQRCVELVYEELIKICHTCGSTELTRFPRLQTKLIEVVSDLLRERLGPASQYVESLISIQRAYINTNHPNFLGAAAAMSNVVSNKQEKERRRLIQEEKERKEHRRRKELEAANGGETPEEEADAVPEKLENLPHRKHLQKTSRSMSPAIRENGTSAMVSSMNGLRGGSPPRFNGQAAGGARDSFLNYFFGKDGGLPGGAGVPQASSSAQMMGNPNLGRHVSQSAEPSITQSIRRQEERPVQRTPAQQAREDDYELGRAQRDYNYDSPFGNNAEPALTDREAMETELIRALISSYFNIVRESIADQVPKAVMHLLVNHSKDVVQNRLVSELYREDLFGELLYEDDAVKKEREKCEKLLRTYKEAAKIVGEVGI, from the exons ATGGCTGCTCTTGGTGAGGATTTGCTCGGGATAGTGAACAAGCTTCAAGATCTTGTCTTTAACACTATTGGCAATGACAGCTTAGATCTGCCTCAGATT GTAGTCGTTGGATCCCAATCGTCTGGAAAATCATCCGTACTCGAGAACATCGTCGGTCGAGATTTCCTTCCCCGTGGTAGTGGGATTGTTACTCGTAGACCCCTCATTCTGCAACTTATCAATGTACCatcagaggaagaagatgcaCCAGAGGCGCACACAGCCGCGAGTGTAGCTACACAACCAGAATGGGCCGAGTTTCATCATATCCCAAACAGGAGGTTTACAGAATTTCAGGATGTGAAGAGGGAAATCGAGAACGAAACGGCGAGAATAGCTGGAAACAACAAGGGGATTAACAGATCCCCCATCAACCTTAAGATTTACTCGCCCCACGTTCTTAGCTTGACTTTGGTCGATCTGCCAGGTTTAACCAAG GTTCCTATCGGAGATCAACCCACAGATATCGAAAAGCAGACCCGAAATCTGATATCGGAATACATCGCGAAACCAAACAGTATCATTTTGGCTGTATCTCCAGCAAATGTTGATATCGTCAATTCAGAGGCTCTAAAACTTGCCAGGCATGTCGACCCTCTTGGCCGAAGAACTATTGGAGTTCTCACAAAAATAGACCTTATGGACCATGGTACAAATGCTATGGATATCCTGTCAGGCAGAGTCTACCCCCTTAAGCTGGGATTTATCGGTGTCGTCAACAGATCACAGCAAGATATTCAAGGGAACAAGACCCTTTCCGAGGCCTTGAAGTCAGAAGCGGACTTCTTCAAACACCACCCTGCATACAGAAATATGGCAACCCGATGCGGAACCCAATTCCTGGCAAAAAGTCTCAACACTACTTTGATGGCGCATATTCGAGAGAGATTACCTGATATCAAGGCTCGTTTGAACACCCTCATGGGACAAACACAACAAGAGCTTGCTAGTTATGGAGATATGCATTTCAGTGGCAAGGAACATAAAGGTGCATTGATTTTGCAATTGATGACTAGATTtgcatcttcattcatcGCATCCATTGATGGTACCTCAACGGAGATCTCGACCAAGGAGTTATGCGGAGGAGCCAGAATATActatatcttcaattcagTATTTGGTAATTCATTAGAAACTATAGACCCAACGACAAATCTTTCCGCTTTAGATATCCGAACAGCAATCCGAAATTCGACTGGTCCACGACCTAGCTTATTTGTACCCGAGCTCGCATTCGATCTTTTAGTCAAGCCACAAATCAAGTTATTGGAGGTTCCCAGTCAAAGATGCGTGGAACTAGTTTATGAAGAGCTGATTAAGATATGTCACACTTGCGGCTCAACTGAACTCACTAGATTTCCCAGGCTCCAGACCAAGCTTATCGAGGTGGTCTCTGACCTGCTGCGCGAACGTCTTGGCCCAGCTTCTCAATATGTGGAGTCTCTTATCTCCATTCAAAGGGCATATATCAACACAAACCATCCCAATTTCCTGGGCGCAGCTGCAGCAATGAGTAACGTTGTTTCTAATAAAcaagaaaaggagaggagaaggttgattcaggaagaaaaggagagaaaggagcATAGACGCCGAAAGGAGCTTGAAGCTGCAAATGGAGGGGAAActccagaagaagaagcggaTGCTGTTCCAGAGAAGCTCGAAAACTTACCCCACCGAAAACACCTCCAAAAAACATCTCGAAGCATGTCACCTGCAATCCGGGAAAACGGTACAAGCGCCATGGTATCATCAATGAATGGACTTCGTGGAGGATCACCACCAAGGTTCAACGGCCAAGCAGCCGGTGGTGCTCGTGATTCGTTCTTGAATTACTTCTTTGGCAAAGACGGTGGTTTACCAGGTGGAGCAGGCGTCCCACAAGCATCTTCGTCAGCGCAAATGATGGGAAATCCAAACCTCGGCAGACACGTGAGCCAAAGCGCAGAACCAAGTATTACACAAAGTATCAGGCGGCAGGAAGAACGTCCTGTTCAAAGAACACCAGCCCAACAAGCTCGTGAGGATGATTACGAACTTGGCCGTGCACAGAGAGATTACAATTATGATTCTCCCTTC GGAAATAACGCCGAGCCAGCACTCACAGACCGTGAAGCTATGGAAACCGAACTCATCCGTGCCCTTATATCATCTTACTTCAACATTGTCCGTGAATCAATAGCAGACCAAGTCCCCAAAGCTGTTATGCATTTACTTGTCAACCACTCCAAAGACGTGGTCCAAAACCGTCTGGTTAGCGAATTGTATCGTGAAGACTTATTTGGTGAGCTACTCTACGAAGATGATGCagtgaagaaggagagagagaagtgcGAGAAGTTGTTGAGGACGTACAAGGAAGCTGCCAAGATTGTAGGAGAAGTGGGCATTTAA
- the Bcctf4 gene encoding Bcctf4, with translation MASTTQINLRPRPAHTSGPTYLSYTPNGTKLVTIGSNNTIRVYKTGSDGEPTNIDDCQEQNMAVDSTNEFFVAGSEDGTVSKYSLDTMAFDKFLMRCSLPVRNIAISSDGRWCAVASDELTVKIVNTNDVNHTMYLRDQRKPVKHLSFDPSNKIITLSCTDGMIYVYSLLNEDPELVKTIDGIIRAVETDDEISSKVAWHPDGRAFAAPTATRDIQVISRNDWEKQRIFADGHTGDITALAWSPNGAMLASAGKDKKILLWETKTQKIIATYDHANVMDLAWHPTDNLLSFTNSDGEVYIFQDFVPSEHAHLVKLGRQQAPFVHDPLSETSNNARRPNANGTKDMPLRGVRRGSPDSLDDILGSDIMGDEDDFVIDDDGAGYALGLNGNGKRPADDVDSYGVSRNKRHAQSWEPQYHESFQPGSTPWRGDRKYLCLNLIGFIWTIDQGDYHQISAEFYDRETYRDFRFTDHLLYDKACLNENGSLYSCPSGNGHPATILYRPHESWTNGTNRVEWQTELPKGEEVSAIALSDSFVTVTTTKNYVRIYTLFGIPFRVYRQKSSPMVTCASWRDYVLTLGNGPVGADGNTKLLYTIQNIKRDEICQNEDVVALPDGETVKSVFFSDNGDPCIYDSTGTLLTLVHWREPSQASWVPLLDTKLLSRLASGRKTETYFPVAVSDNKFHCIILKGDDKYPYFPRPLLSEFDFQIPISSQSKPDNGNDDDDEMGADEMKKLEGEFALKSILSILKSDLVKSTASTRAEREELLTMDVEIDKTLLRMMMAECIEGEERGMRALEMVQLMKDRTGKFIEAAGKVADKYDRTILGEKIRELGEERLLEMDED, from the exons ATGGCTTCCACGACCCAGATCAACCTAAGACCCAGGCCGGCTCATACTTCTGGGCCAACTTATCTATCATATACTCCAAATGGAACAAAATTGGTTACAATTGGTTCAAATAACACGATTAGAGTATACAAGACTGGGTCTGATGGAGAACCCACGAACATTGATGACTGTCAAGAGCAGAATATGGCAGTTGACTCAACG AATGAATTTTTCGTTGCAGGCTCTGAAGATGGAACTGTTAGCAAATATTCCCTCGATACGATGGCATTCGACAAGTTCCTTATGCGCTGTTCGCTGCCAGTTCGAAACATTGCGATATCCTCGGATGGTAGATGGTGTGCCGTGGCCAGTGACGAACTGACCGTCAAAATCGTTAATACAAACGATGTAAACCATACAATGTACCTCAGAGATCAGCGGAAGCCCGTGAAGCACTTATCCTTCGACCCAAGCAATAAAATCATAACTCTATCATGTACGGATGGTATGATATACGTTTATTCGTTATTAAACGAGGACCCTGAACTTGTGAAGACAATCGATGGAATTATCAGGGCCGTTGAGACGGATGACGAGATTAGTTCAAAAGTCGCATGGCATCCGGATGGCAGAGCATTCGCTGCACCTACAGCAACAAGAGATATTCAGGTCATATCCAGGAATGACTGGGAGAAACAGCGTATCTTCGCCGATGGTCATACCGGAGATATCACAGCATTGGCTTGGTCCCCAAATGGAGCAATGCTTGCATCGGCtggaaaagataaaaagataCTACTTTGGGAAACCAAGACACAAAAGATTATCGCTACTTATGATCATGCAAATGTTATGGATTTAGCCTGGCATCCCACAGACAACTTGCTCTCATTCACAAACTCGGATGGAGAAGTCTATATATTTCAAGATTTTGTACCCAGTGAGCATGCTCATCTAGTCAAATTAGGACGCCAACAAGCCCCTTTTGTACATGATCCCTTGTCAGAAACATCAAATAATGCACGACGACCGAACGCAAATGGCACAAAGGATATGCCCCTTCGGGGCGTCCGGCGTGGCTCCCCTGACAGCTTGGATGATATCCTTGGCTCTGATATTATgggggatgaagatgacttTGTTATTGATGACGATGGCGCTGGTTACGCACTCGGGTTGAATGGTAATGGTAAGAGACCTGCGGACGATGTGGATTCTTACGGGGTCTCTAGGAATAAGAGGCACGCACAGTCATGGGAGCCACAATATCACGAGTCATTTCAACCAGGTAGTACTCCCTGGCGGGGAGACCGAAAGTATCTTTGTCTCAATCTTATTGGGTTTATCTGGACAATTGATCAGGGTGATTATCATCAGATTAGCGCAGAATTCTACGATCGCGAAACCTACCGCGATTTTCGCTTCACGGATCATTTACTTTATGATAAAGCCTGCCTAAATGAGAACGGCTCTCTTTACTCTTGTCCTTCCGGCAATGGTCATCCGGCGACGATATTATATCGCCCTCATGAATCCTGGACTAACGGTACAAATCGTGTGGAATGGCAAACAGAGCTCCCTAAAGGTGAGGAAGTGAGTGCTATTGCACTTAGCGATTCTTTTGTTACAGTCACTACTACCAAAAATTATGTGCGCATATACACACTTTTCGGAATACCGTTCAGAGTATATAGACAAAAGAGTAGTCCCATGGTTACCTGCGCGAGTTGGAGGGACTATGTTCTTACTTTGGGAAATGGTCCTGTAGGTGCGGATGGTAATACCAAACTACTGTATACCATACAAAACATTAAAAGAGATGAAATCTGCCAAAACGAAGATGTTGTCGCCTTGCCAGATGGCGAGACAGTCAAaagtgttttcttttcagacAACGGG GATCCATGTATTTACGACTCTACCGGAACACTACTAACTCTTGTTCACTGGCGTGAGCCATCACAGGCAAGCTGGGTTCCTCTTCTTGATACCAAACTTCTCTCTCGTCTTGCAAGTGGGCGCAAAACGGAGACCTATTTCCCCGTGGCGGTGTCAGACAACAAATTCCATTGCATCATATTGAAAGGTGATGACAAATATCCTTACTTCCCTCGTCCCTTGCTCTCAGAGTTTGATTTCCAGATACCCATATCCTCACAGTCAAAGCCTGATAATGGgaatgatgacgacgatgagaTGGGTGcagatgaaatgaagaaattagAAGGAGAATTCGCTCTCAAGAGCAttctatcaatattaaaGTCAGATCTTGTCAAATCCACTGCAAGCACAAGGGCAGAACGAGAAGAGTTATTAACCATGGATGTCGAAATTGACAAGACACttttgaggatgatgatggcggAATGTATAGAAGGCGAGGAAAGAGGTATGAGGGCATTGGAGATGGTGCAATTAATGAAGGATAGGACAGGGAAATTTATCGAGGCAGCGGGCAAAGTAGCAGATAAATATGATAGGACAATCTTAGGAGAAAAAATCAGGGAGTTGGGTGAGGAAAGACtcttggagatggatgaggaCTAA
- the Bop1 gene encoding Bop1, with translation MIDPMQVLEMDIMKKTTALLPLPTSTATATPSVAPIPTVVPNVPTYEVAGQSGQRTLWVVFVIMLLSTLTFFYLAWRVPVQKRLFHVLTAFITLFATLSYYAMAIGDGNALTHIILREVHEHTPDTVEHVYRQVFWARYVDWSLTTPLLLLDLSFLAGLNGANILVTIVADLVMVLTGLFAAYHNDGAAKWGWYAMGCVAFLVIIYQLVVPGRRAVSTKDAKTSKLFAAIAGYTLIIWTLYPIVWGIGDGSRTWSVDAEIIAYAVLDVLAKPVFGLWLLFAHDGSASTSVDGWWSHGLSSEGAIRIDDDEGA, from the exons atgATTGATCCAATGCAGGTTCTCGAGATGGACATTATGAAGAAAACCACTGCTCTTCTCCCACTTCCAACAAGCACCGCGACTGCTACTCCCTCGGTCGCCCCAATTCCCACTGTCGTTCCCAATGTCCCAACTTATGAAGTTGCCGGTCAATCGGGCCAGAGAACATTATGG GTTGTCTTTGTGATCATGCTCCTCTCAACTCTTACCTTTTTCTACTTGGCTTGGAGAGTACCAGTG CAAAAACGCCTCTTCCATGTTCTTACTGCATTCATCACTCTTTTCGCCACCCTCTCATACTATGCAATGGCAATTGGTGACGGAAACGCTCTTACACATATTATTCTACGAGAAGTCCACGAACACACCCCAGATACTGTTGAGCACGTCTATAGACAAGTTTTCTGGGCTCGTTATGTTGATTGGAGTTTGACTactccccttctcctcctcgaTCTTTCATTCCTTGCTGGTCTCAATGGTGCTAACATATTGGTTACCATCGTTGCTGATCTCGTCATGGTTTTGACTGGTCTCTTTGCTGCCTACCACAATGATGGAGCTGCCAAGTGGGGATGGTATGCTATGGGATGTGTTGCATTCTTAGTCATCATCTATCAACTTGTCGTCCCTGGTCGTCGTGCCGTTTCAACCAAGGATGCCAAGACCTCGAAGCTTTTCGCTGCTATTGCAGGTTACACTTTGATCATCTGGACCCTTTACCCAATCGTCTGGGGTATTGGTGATGGATCCCGCACTTGGTCGGTTGATGCCGAGATCATTGCTTATGCTGTCCTTGATGTCTTGGCCAAGCCTGTTTTTGGTCTTTGGCTCTTGTTCGCTCATGACGGTAGTGCTTCTACATCTGTTGATGGATGGTGGAGCCATGGCTTGTCCAGCGAGGGTGCCATCCGcatcgatgatgatgagggtgCTTAA